A genomic window from Phyllopteryx taeniolatus isolate TA_2022b chromosome 2, UOR_Ptae_1.2, whole genome shotgun sequence includes:
- the LOC133466471 gene encoding zinc finger protein OZF-like, with protein sequence MCAKRVKEEQEEELSRTKEEHEAKGQPQDADFKKLRVVLHGTDVSEECLHPERREPRASPIKEEDEEVEVTEPPSIGVALKAEENVPSEESRGADRPSGSSSQRVTTEGDGDHRGGRKAPGLFAPLSDSDDVSSRSPDTDDDDEASKGELASYVDDKHRQCSQCDKTFFNKSSLKRHMRTHTGEKPFSCSVCGLIVNQKCSLTTHMRTHTGEKPYVCSFCGQKFSEKGNLMKHTRIHTGEKPYVCSVCGRSFSEKASLTSHTRTHTGEKPFACSFCGQRFSEKGNLRTHTRTHTGETPFVCSVCGQQFAWKGLLNAHLRTHTGEKPYACSVCGQKFSAKGNLRIHTRTHTGEKPFACSVCGQRFSVKATLRTHTRTHTGEKPFACTFCSKSFSVKGSLISHTRTHTGEKPFACLVCGKIFTQKVHLTRHARTHAGEKPATGSLSAGTKDLGRAKREPEPPSVKKEQAEPEPEPCRMKDEEEEEEISELPLTVVTVKSEDDEGEGEARRAEGTSRRAAAQVHA encoded by the exons ATGTGTGCGAAGCGTGTGAAGGAAGAGCAAGAGGAGGAACTTTCTCGGACAAAAGAGGAACACGAGGCAAAAGGTCAACCACAGGACGCTGATTTCAAGAAGCTTCGAGTTGTGTTACACGGAACAG acgtcAGCGAAGAATGTCTTCATCCGGAGCGGCGGGAGCCGCGGGCCTCTCCTATTaaagaggaagacgaggaggtgGAGGTGACCGAGCCGCCGTCGATCGGTGTCGCTTTGAAGGCCGAAGAAAATGTTCCGAGCGAGGAGAGCAGAGGCGCCGATCGTCCGAGCGGCAGCTCGAGTCAACGCGTGACAACAGAAGGCGACGGAGACCACCGGGGAGGACGGAAGGCGCCCGGCCTCTTCGCGCCGCTGTCCGATAGCGACGACGTATCGTCGCGCTCTCCTGACACCGATGACGACGATGAGGCCTCCAAAGGGGAATTGGCGAGCTACGTTGACGACAAACACCGACAATGTTCCCAGTGTGACAAAACGTTTTTCAACAAGTCGTCATTGAAAAgacacatgagaacgcacaccGGGGAGAAACCTTTCTCCTGCTCGGTGTGCGGTCTCATAGTCAATCAGAAGTGCAGCTTAACAACtcacatgagaacgcacaccGGGGAGAAACCTTACGTCTGCTCTTTTTGCGGTCAGAAATTCTCCGAAAAAGGAAATCtaatgaaacacacaagaaTACACACCGGGGAGAAACCTTACGTCTGTTCGGTTTGCGGTCGAAGCTTCTCCGAAAAGGCAAGTTTAACGAgccacacaagaacgcacaccgGGGAGAAGCCGTTTGCTTGTTCCTTTTGTgggcaaagattctctgaaaagggaaacttaagaacacacacaagaacacacaccggAGAGACGCCTTTTGTTTGTTCAGTTTGCGGTCAACAATTTGCTTGGAAGGGACTTTTAAATGCGCActtaagaacacacactggggagaaaccttacGCCTGCTCGGTTTGCGGTCAAAAGTTCTCGGCGAAAGGCAACTTGagaatacacacaagaacgcacacgggcgagaaacctttcgcctgctcggtttgtggccaaagattctccgTGAAGGCAACCTTAAGAACACACACGAGGACACACACGGGTGAGAAACCTTTCGCCTGCACCTTTTGCAGCAAAAGCTTCTCTGTAAAAGGCAGTTTAATCagccacacaagaacacacaccggGGAAAAGCCTTTTGCCTGTttagtttgtggtaaaatattCACGCAGAAGGTACATTTGACGAGACATGCAAGGACACACGCGGGAGAGAAACCTGCGACTGGTTCGTTAAGTGCAGGAACGAAAGATCTCGGTCGTGCAAAGCGGGAGCCGGAGCCCCCCAGCGTCAAAAAGGAGCAAGCGGAGCCGGAGCCGGAGCCATGCCGGATgaaagatgaagaggaggaggaggagatcaGCGAGCTCCCATTGACCGTCGTCACTGTGAAGAGCGAAGATGACGAAGGCGAAGGCGAAGCGAGGAGAGCCGAGGGGACGAGCCGCCGGGCGGCAGCTCAAGTCCACGCGTGA